From Seriola aureovittata isolate HTS-2021-v1 ecotype China chromosome 16, ASM2101889v1, whole genome shotgun sequence, one genomic window encodes:
- the LOC130183778 gene encoding gap junction beta-3 protein-like gives MDWKFLQGLLSGVNKYSTAFGRIWLSVVFVFRVLVFVVAAERVWSDDQGNFDCNTRQPGCTNICYDHFFPISHIRLWALQLIFVTCPSFMVVLHVAYREERERKYRAKHGENTRLYDNPGQKHGGLWWTYLMSLFIKTTFEITFLYLLHYVYDSFRLPRKVQCDVSPCPNLVDCYIARPTEKTIFTYFMVGASVLCVVLNICEIFYLIATRMVNLRHRGSIRTSSRKIHPGLDYDGCKSSLPS, from the coding sequence ATGGATTGGAAGTTTCTCCAGGGTCTTCTTAGTGGAGTCAACAAGTACTCCACTGCCTTCGGACGCATCTGGCTATCAGTGGTCTTCGTCTTCCGGGTGTTGGTCTTCGTGGTGGCTGCTGAGCGCGTCTGGAGCGACGACCAGGGAAACTTCGACTGCAACACCCGCCAACCGGGTTGCACCAACATCTGCTATGATCACTTCTTCCCCATCTCCCACATTCGCCTGTGGGCCCTCCAGCTCATCTTCGTCACCTGCCCTTCATTCATGGTGGTTTTACACGTGGCCTACAGAGAAGAGCGGGAACGCAAGTACCGGGCCAAGCACGGCGAGAATACTCGGCTGTACGACAACCCGGGCCAAAAGCACGGTGGTCTCTGGTGGACATATTTGATGAGCCTGTTTATCAAAACCACCTTTGAAATCACGTTTCTCTACTTGCTCCACTATGTCTACGACAGCTTCAGGCTGCCCAGGAAGGTCCAGTGTGATGTCAGTCCCTGTCCCAATTTGGTGGACTGCTACATTGCCCGGCCCACTGAGAAGACCATTTTCACCTACTTCATGGTGGGGGCGTCTGTCTTGTGCGTGGTGCTCAACATCTGTGAGATTTTTTATCTGATTGCAACCCGGATGGTGAATCTCAGACATCGAGGCAGCATCCGCACTTCGTCTAGAAAGATCCACCCTGGCCTGGACTATGATGGCTGCAAGTCCTCTCTTCCATCCTAG